One part of the Coregonus clupeaformis isolate EN_2021a unplaced genomic scaffold, ASM2061545v1 scaf0199, whole genome shotgun sequence genome encodes these proteins:
- the LOC121542144 gene encoding calcium/calmodulin-dependent protein kinase type II subunit alpha-like, whose amino-acid sequence MQQVNNRRLCIEAETHSLWSKNSKPVHTNILNPHIHLVGEEAACIAYIRITQYINTNSMPRTAQSEETHIWHRRDGKWQIVHFHRSGSPSAITN is encoded by the exons ATGCAACAAGTAAACAACAGAAGGTTATGCATAGAAGCAGAGACCCACTCAC TGTGGTCTAAGAACAGTAAGCCTGTCCACACCAACATCCTGAACCCCCACATCCACCTGGTCGGGGAGGAAGCTGCTTGCATCGCCTACATCCGTATCACACAGTATATCAACACCAACAGCATGCCCCGCACCGCCCAGTCTGAGGAGACACACATCTGGCATCGCCGTGACGGCAAGTGGCAGATAGTCCACTTCCACCGCTCTGGATCACCCTCCGCCATCACCAA CTGA